Proteins found in one Zea mays cultivar B73 chromosome 1, Zm-B73-REFERENCE-NAM-5.0, whole genome shotgun sequence genomic segment:
- the LOC100286176 gene encoding ATP-dependent RNA helicase DDX23 isoform X1 — MKRSADAMTEPAKPVFLTKAERERLALERRQAAVSDQRRTALDLLQSLPRAPPPPPPSGAPPSGSNPAPRDSSNSHRDSSDRDRDRDRDRDRDRDRDRDRERRRDDDSRRDRDRDRDRDRDRDRDRDDSSRRDRDRDRDRRDRDRDRDRDMERERDRDRERGDRGDRERDRLEKMAEREREKELDAIKEQYLGSKKPKKRVIKPSEKFRFSFDWENTEDTSRDMNALYQSPHEARLLFGRGFLAGIDRREQKKAAAAHEKETRAELRRKAGVEDRPEDDAVDKKKAAAAEMYDAFDMRVDRHWSEKALEEMTERDWRIFREDFNISYKGSRIPRPMRKWSESKLGTELLRAIDKAGYEKPSPIQMAAIPLGLQQRDVIGIAETGSGKTAAFVLPMLSYITRLPPISEENEAEGPYAVVMAPTRELAQQIEEETVKFATYLGIKVVSIVGGQSIEEQGFKIRQGCEIVIATPGRLLDCLERRYAVLNQCNYVVLDEADRMIDMGFEPQVVGVLDAMPSSNLKPENEDEELDEKRIYRTTYMFSATMPPAVERLARKYLRNPVVVTIGTAGKATDLITQNVIMVKESEKMPRLQKILTDLGDKTAIVFCNTKKTADMRAKDLDKSGFRVTTLHGGKSQDQREISLDGFRNRRFNVLVATDVAGRGIDIPDVAHVINYEMPSSVDTYTHRIGRTGRAGKKGVATSFLTLENTDIFFDLKQMLIQSNSPVPPELARHEASKFKPGSIPDRPPRRNDTVFANH, encoded by the coding sequence ATGAAGCGCTCGGCCGACGCGATGACTGAGCCGGCGAAGCCTGTGTTCCTCACCAAGGCGGAGCGGGAGCGCCTCGCGCTCGAGCGCCGCCAGGCCGCCGTCTCCGACCAGCGCCGCACCGCGCTCGACCTCCTCCAGTCCCTGCCCCGGGCCCCTCCTCCGCCGCCTCCCAGCGGCGCTCCCCCGTCCGGCTCCAACCCCGCTCCTCGCGACTCATCCAACTCTCATCGCGATTCCTCCGACCGGGACCGGGACCGGGACAGAGACAGAGACAGAGACAGAGACAGAGACAGAGACCGGGAACGCCGCCGCGACGACGATTCCCGCCGCGACCGAGATCGGGATCGAGATAGGGACCGCGACCGCGACCGCGACCGAGATGACTCCTCCCGGCGCGACCGCGACCGAGACCGAGACCGGCGCGACCGCGACCGTGACCGTGACCGGGATATGGAGCGGGAGCGAGATCGCGACAGGGAGCGTGGGGATCGCGGGGACCGGGAGAGGGACCGGCTGGAGAAGATGGCGGAGCGGGAGCGCGAGAAGGAGCTCGACGCGATCAAGGAGCAGTACCTCGGCTCCAAGAAGCCTAAGAAGCGTGTTATCAAGCCCTCTGAGAAGTTCCGCTTCTCGTTTGACTGGGAAAACACCGAGGACACCAGCCGCGACATGAACGCGCTCTACCAGTCGCCGCATGAGGCCCGACTGCTCTTTGGCCGGGGCTTCCTTGCTGGCATCGACCGACGTGAGCAGAAGAAGGCGGCAGCTGCGCATGAGAAGGAGACCCGTGCAGAGCTGCGGCGCAAGGCTGGTGTGGAGGACCGTCCAGAGGATGACGCTGTAGATAAGAAGAAGGCCGCCGCTGCTGAAATGTATGACGCTTTTGATATGCGTGTGGACAGGCACTGGTCTGAGAAGGCGCTTGAGGAGATGACTGAGCGAGATTGGCGTATTTTCCGTGAGGATTTCAATATCTCCTATAAGGGTTCTCGCATACCCCGACCAATGCGGAAGTGGAGTGAAAGCAAGCTTGGCACCGAGTTGCTTCGTGCTATTGACAAGGCTGGATATGAAAAACCATCACCAATCCAGATGGCTGCCATTCCGCTAGGTCTACAGCAGCGTGATGTTATTGGTATTGCTGAGACAGGTTCTGGAAAGACTGCAGCCTTTGTACTCCCCATGTTGTCTTACATTACCCGATTGCCGCCCATAAGTGAGGAGAATGAGGCTGAGGGTCCCTATGCCGTTGTGATGGCACCTACTCGTGAGCTTGCTCAACAAATTGAGGAGGAGACTGTGAAATTTGCAACCTATCTAGGCATCAAAGTTGTCTCAATTGTTGGTGGTCAGTCAATTGAGGAACAGGGTTTCAAGATTAGGCAGGGCTGTGAGATTGTAATTGCTACACCTGGTCGGCTTCTTGATTGCTTGGAAAGGAGGTATGCTGTTCTCAACCAGTGCAACTATGTTGTGCTCGACGAGGCTGATAGGATGATTGATATGGGCTTTGAGCCGCAAGTTGTTGGTGTCCTTGACGCGATGCCATCGAGTAACTTGAAACctgaaaatgaggatgaggaactTGATGAGAAGAGGATTTACAGGACTACTTATATGTTCAGTGCCACCATGCCTCCTGCTGTGGAGCGTCTTGCTAGGAAGTACCTCCGAAACCCAGTTGTTGTGACAATTGGTACAGCTGGCAAGGCCACTGATCTGATCACCCAGAATGTGATCATGGTGAAGGAGTCTGAGAAGATGCCACGGCTCCAGAAGATACTCACAGATCTCGGAGACAAAACAGCCATTGTGTTCTGCAATACTAAGAAGACAGCGGACATGCGTGCTAAGGATCTGGACAAGTCAGGCTTCCGCGTCACAACCCTTCATGGTGGGAAGTCACAAGACCAGAGAGAGATCAGCCTTGATGGATTTAGAAATCGTCGGTTCAATGTTCTTGTGGCTACTGATGTTGCAGGGCGTGGTATTGATATTCCTGATGTTGCACACGTGATTAACTATGAGATGCCTAGTTCAGTCGACACATACACACATCGCATTGGAAGAACAGGTCGTGCTGGAAAGAAGGGGGTGGCAACTTCATTTTTAACTTTAGAGAACACTGATATTTTCTTTGATCTGAAACAGATGCTTATACAGAGCAACAGTCCTGTGCCACCTGAACTTGCAAGGCATGAGGCATCAAAATTTAAGCCAGGCTCGATTCCTGATCGACCTCCAAGGCGAAATGATACAGTCTTTGCAAATCATTGA